In Alosa alosa isolate M-15738 ecotype Scorff River chromosome 19, AALO_Geno_1.1, whole genome shotgun sequence, a genomic segment contains:
- the olig4 gene encoding oligodendrocyte transcription factor 4, producing MDSDSGSIGSRSSSPELVVGSSMGSFFSNQMFQEYCRKEGSSRDSQPRMERSSGATEEHNTGAKGRTRANLSGDDLQDLRLKVNSRERKRMHDLNSAMDGLREVMPYAQGPSVRKLSKISTLMLARNYILMLSSSLEEMKKLVGDVYGGGGAQGHAARRIAHQAQTAAAPPPPHHPVSTPLSLLPLAQSLHSFGGSSAALAAATASNLHHPAAIPGQAPHSPPSAGYLGFHTSALPSLLKDPLHLASSYRHFPGMPCPCSLCQPLPVSSASLHSLTMGK from the coding sequence ATGGATTCTGACAGTGGTTCCATCGGCAGCCGTTCCTCCTCACCAGAGCTGGTGGTGGGCTCATCCATGGGCAGTTTCTTCTCCAACCAGATGTTCCAGGAGTACTGCCGCAAGGAAGGGAGCAGTCGCGACTCCCAACCCAGGATGGAGAGGAGCTCTGGGGCCACGGAGGAGCACAACACCGGGGCCAAGGGCCGCACCCGGGCCAACCTGTCCGGGGACGACCTGCAGGATCTGCGGCTGAAGGTGAACAGCCGCGAGCGCAAGCGCATGCATGACCTGAACTCGGCCATGGACGGGCTGCGGGAGGTCATGCCTTACGCCCAGGGCCCCTCCGTCCGCAAGCTGTCCAAGATCTCCACACTGATGCTGGCCAGGAACTACATCCTCATGCTGTCCAGCTCCCTGGAGGAGATGAAGAAGCTGGTGGGGGATGTGTATGGTGGTGGGGGTGCTCAAGGCCACGCTGCACGTCGAATTGCCCACCAGGCACAGACAGCAGCtgcaccacctccaccccatcATCCGGTGTCCACCCCGCTCTCACTGCTGCCCCTGGCCCAGTCGCTGCACTCATTCGGGGGCAGCTCCGCTGCGCTTGCTGCCGCCACCGCCTCCAACCTCCATCACCCCGCGGCCATACCCGGTCAGGCTCCACACTCGCCCCCCTCGGCCGGGTACCTGGGTTTCCACACGTCGGCCCTGCCCAGCCTGCTGAAGGACCCGCTGCACCTGGCCTCCTCCTACAGGCACTTCCCCGGCATGCCCTGCCCCTGCTCGCTCTGCCAGCCTCTGCCTGTCTCCTCTGCCAGTCTGCATAGCCTCACCATGGGCAAGTGA